The following are from one region of the Cloacibacterium sp. TD35 genome:
- a CDS encoding cold-shock protein, with protein sequence MQEGTVKFYNETKGFGFITPNNGGDDIFVHSSGLSTRTIKENDKVVYQVTQGQKGLNATQVKLA encoded by the coding sequence ATGCAAGAAGGCACCGTAAAATTTTATAACGAAACAAAAGGTTTCGGATTTATTACTCCAAACAATGGAGGAGATGACATTTTTGTACATTCTTCTGGTCTAAGCACTAGAACAATTAAAGAAAATGACAAAGTTGTGTACCAAGTAACACAAGGACAAAAAGGATTAAATGCTACTCAAGTAAAATTAGCGTAA
- a CDS encoding SBBP repeat-containing protein, with protein sequence MKQNYFLRLLKSLIISIFAFGTCVQFFGQTSTTIASNVDPYGIAVDSNGNVFFGDLTTFEVKKIDAITGVVTTFVSLGAYTYPYGLAVDSKGNVYVSLYTMIRKFNSDGVKVKDIGPVYSPYGLAVDGADNLYVANSGSNNVLKFPADGSASKTLGTGFKSPQAVAVDSAGNIYVADYLNQSIKKMDASGANIVTLGAGRVAQPNGVAVDSEGNIYAVSGGMSGMVKMDANGQIVSNINSVKNLPAVVIDSKDNIYVSSPRTKTVEKLVSSTTLSTTDSLTEPQVGIYPNPAKDFVTISNLKKGQEIVIYDVTGKLLYRTTATQTVMTLNTTFYKNGLYLVKIGNESMKLMISK encoded by the coding sequence ATGAAACAAAATTATTTTCTTAGACTTCTTAAGTCTTTAATCATTTCTATTTTTGCTTTTGGTACATGTGTACAATTTTTTGGACAAACGTCTACTACCATTGCATCAAATGTTGATCCTTATGGGATTGCGGTAGATTCTAATGGTAATGTTTTTTTTGGGGATCTTACTACATTTGAAGTAAAAAAAATAGATGCAATTACTGGAGTGGTTACAACCTTTGTTTCACTAGGAGCCTACACTTATCCTTATGGATTAGCAGTGGATTCAAAAGGGAATGTTTATGTTTCTCTTTATACAATGATAAGAAAATTTAATTCTGATGGTGTAAAGGTAAAAGACATTGGGCCAGTTTATTCTCCTTATGGTTTGGCTGTAGATGGTGCAGATAATTTGTATGTTGCCAATAGTGGAAGTAATAATGTTCTTAAATTTCCTGCAGATGGATCAGCAAGTAAGACATTAGGAACGGGTTTTAAGAGTCCTCAAGCAGTTGCTGTAGATTCTGCGGGTAATATTTATGTAGCCGATTATTTAAATCAGTCAATAAAAAAAATGGACGCATCAGGAGCGAATATTGTAACTTTAGGAGCAGGTAGAGTAGCTCAACCCAATGGAGTAGCTGTAGATTCTGAAGGAAATATTTACGCAGTGTCTGGCGGAATGTCTGGAATGGTGAAAATGGATGCAAACGGTCAGATTGTTTCAAATATTAATTCGGTTAAAAATCTTCCTGCTGTCGTTATAGATTCAAAAGATAATATTTATGTATCTAGCCCCAGGACAAAAACGGTAGAAAAACTTGTGTCTTCAACTACCTTGTCTACAACAGATAGCTTAACAGAGCCACAGGTTGGAATTTATCCCAATCCAGCGAAAGATTTTGTAACCATTTCTAATCTTAAAAAAGGGCAGGAGATAGTCATTTATGATGTTACAGGTAAATTGTTATACCGTACTACTGCTACACAAACCGTAATGACGCTGAATACAACTTTTTATAAAAATGGTTTGTATCTCGTAAAAATAGGAAATGAATCAATGAAGTTGATGATTTCTAAATAA
- a CDS encoding cold-shock protein, translated as MADSFSKKENFKKKIQKQKEKAQRREERKANNNKGKELEDMFSYVDEFGRITTTPPEKRQEVSLDDIQLGAAPIPEEETRKSGIITFLSEKGYGFITEDRSKENVFFHQNNAKELLKKGHKVSFEKERSAKGFSAINIELIK; from the coding sequence ATGGCAGATTCTTTCTCAAAAAAAGAAAACTTTAAGAAAAAAATTCAAAAACAAAAAGAAAAAGCACAGCGCCGTGAAGAGCGTAAAGCGAACAACAACAAAGGAAAAGAACTAGAAGATATGTTTTCCTATGTAGATGAGTTCGGAAGAATTACAACTACTCCGCCAGAAAAAAGACAAGAGGTTTCTCTAGACGATATTCAATTAGGAGCTGCTCCTATTCCTGAAGAAGAAACTAGAAAATCTGGAATTATCACTTTCTTAAGCGAAAAAGGTTATGGTTTCATCACCGAAGACCGCTCAAAAGAAAATGTATTTTTCCACCAAAATAATGCCAAAGAACTTCTTAAAAAAGGACACAAAGTATCTTTCGAAAAAGAAAGATCAGCCAAAGGATTCTCTGCAATCAATATAGAACTGATTAAATAA
- a CDS encoding bile acid:sodium symporter family protein produces MVIAGKLIPYQESYNQIFNLEQFIDWGIAGIFLLYGLKLNLREVLKDVSNWNLHLLVQAGTFILFPALVLVFYPIFKDSLYFQSWLSVYFLACLPSTVSSSVVMVSIAKGNVTSAIFNASISGLIGIVMTPLLMGFFLNAQAAESHQSEIIQQLLLKVLLPIILGILLNPILKNWVTKYSKIIAEFDRLIILLIVYESFSKAFIENIFSTVPSLVFVVITIAAVALFFIVYEILNRISHRLGFSREDTITTTFCGSKKSLVHGSLFVMILGIPEEQKVLFLLPIMIYHSFQLFYVSALANKIAKNKI; encoded by the coding sequence ATGGTAATAGCGGGAAAACTCATTCCTTACCAAGAATCTTACAATCAAATATTTAACCTAGAACAATTCATCGATTGGGGAATTGCGGGAATTTTCCTTTTGTACGGGCTAAAACTCAACTTGAGAGAAGTCCTGAAAGATGTTTCCAACTGGAATTTGCACCTTTTGGTTCAGGCGGGAACTTTCATTCTTTTTCCAGCATTGGTTTTGGTTTTTTATCCAATTTTTAAAGATTCGCTGTACTTCCAAAGTTGGCTTTCCGTATATTTTTTAGCGTGTTTGCCTTCTACGGTTTCTTCATCGGTAGTGATGGTTTCTATTGCCAAAGGAAATGTGACTTCGGCTATTTTTAATGCATCTATTTCTGGACTTATTGGCATTGTAATGACGCCTTTATTGATGGGGTTTTTCTTAAATGCTCAAGCTGCCGAAAGTCATCAGTCTGAAATAATCCAACAATTATTACTCAAAGTTCTTTTGCCGATTATCTTGGGAATTCTCCTCAATCCTATTTTAAAAAATTGGGTAACGAAATACAGTAAAATCATTGCAGAATTTGATCGATTGATTATTCTATTGATTGTCTACGAAAGCTTTTCTAAAGCATTTATTGAAAATATTTTTTCTACCGTTCCTTCATTGGTTTTTGTGGTGATTACTATCGCTGCGGTGGCGCTGTTTTTTATCGTTTATGAGATTTTAAATCGCATTTCGCACCGATTAGGTTTCAGCAGAGAAGATACTATTACCACCACTTTTTGTGGTTCTAAAAAATCTTTGGTTCATGGCAGTTTATTCGTGATGATTCTAGGAATCCCAGAAGAACAAAAAGTTCTTTTCCTATTGCCGATTATGATTTACCACAGTTTCCAATTGTTCTATGTAAGCGCTCTCGCCAATAAAATCGCAAAAAACAAAATTTAA
- a CDS encoding PhoH family protein, with amino-acid sequence MYEITYELRGIDTKIFYGVNNQYFNLLKSTFPTLKITGRDNFIFAMGNQETLDVLKQKLDDIVSYISTNNSIGLKDLENILKIKSEEEKQLVFDQDIIVKGVNGKVIKAKTTNLKKLVKECDKKDMVFAIGPAGTGKTYTSVALAVRALKDKEVKRIILTRPAVEAGESLGFLPGDLKEKLDPYLQPLYDALRDMIPFEKLEGYIERNIIEVAPLAFMRGRTLDEAFVILDEAQNTTHSQMKMFLTRMGMNAKFIITGDPSQVDLPPKQHSGLKEAMRILKGVHEIGFVHLTEEDVVRHPVVKKIILAYNSEEKRQREE; translated from the coding sequence TTGTACGAAATCACTTACGAACTCAGGGGAATAGACACTAAAATTTTTTATGGTGTTAATAATCAGTATTTTAATTTGCTGAAATCTACTTTTCCTACGCTGAAAATCACGGGGAGAGATAATTTCATTTTTGCAATGGGAAATCAGGAAACTCTAGATGTACTTAAGCAGAAATTAGATGATATCGTGAGTTATATTTCTACCAATAATTCTATTGGACTTAAAGATTTAGAAAACATTCTCAAAATAAAAAGTGAAGAGGAAAAACAATTGGTTTTTGACCAAGATATAATTGTAAAAGGCGTAAATGGTAAGGTAATCAAAGCTAAAACGACCAACCTTAAAAAATTAGTAAAGGAATGTGATAAGAAGGATATGGTTTTTGCCATCGGTCCTGCAGGAACAGGGAAAACCTATACCAGTGTTGCTTTGGCAGTGAGAGCATTAAAAGATAAAGAGGTAAAAAGAATCATTTTAACCAGACCCGCAGTAGAAGCAGGAGAGAGTTTAGGGTTTTTGCCTGGCGACCTCAAGGAAAAGCTAGATCCTTATTTACAGCCGCTTTATGATGCGCTTAGAGATATGATTCCTTTTGAGAAATTAGAAGGTTATATAGAACGTAATATAATAGAAGTAGCCCCATTGGCTTTTATGAGAGGAAGAACTCTAGATGAAGCTTTTGTAATTCTAGATGAGGCGCAGAATACTACACACTCTCAAATGAAAATGTTTCTGACGAGAATGGGTATGAATGCTAAATTTATTATTACTGGAGACCCTAGTCAGGTAGATTTACCGCCTAAACAACATTCTGGCCTAAAAGAAGCCATGAGAATTCTAAAAGGTGTTCATGAAATAGGTTTTGTACATCTTACAGAAGAAGATGTGGTAAGACACCCTGTAGTGAAAAAAATTATCTTGGCTTATAACTCCGAAGAGAAAAGACAAAGAGAAGAATAA
- a CDS encoding SAM hydrolase/SAM-dependent halogenase family protein yields MPIITLTSDYGNLDHRVSAIKGSILQLNPDARIIDITHEIGAYNLIQTAYILRNAYAHFPKESVHIVSVDSFFHKDRKNLLLKMDGHYFITADNGLMSLTFFDQKPEAIYEITINNRFDDEVKFASVDIFVPVAAHLTKGGLPELIGRKIKQYKCTTFAKPYFNEPEKMLIGEVMYIDNFGNCVTNISKLFFDKTMVNFNNFEINIRNILLKNINRKYTDIVTDWEKENEYHGKASAIFNGQDLLEITIYKGTKNNGANSLFGLKVGDKVYLQFE; encoded by the coding sequence ATGCCAATAATTACCCTTACATCAGATTATGGAAATCTAGACCACAGAGTTTCAGCCATTAAAGGCAGTATTCTCCAGCTTAATCCAGATGCTAGAATTATTGATATTACCCATGAAATTGGGGCGTATAATCTTATCCAAACCGCTTATATTCTTAGAAATGCATACGCACATTTCCCTAAAGAGAGTGTGCATATTGTTTCCGTAGACAGTTTTTTTCACAAAGACCGTAAAAATCTTTTGTTAAAAATGGATGGGCATTATTTTATTACCGCTGACAATGGTTTGATGAGTCTCACTTTTTTTGACCAAAAACCAGAAGCCATTTACGAAATTACCATCAATAATCGTTTTGACGACGAGGTAAAATTTGCGAGTGTAGATATTTTCGTTCCCGTCGCAGCACATTTGACTAAGGGTGGTTTGCCAGAACTCATCGGTAGAAAAATTAAGCAATACAAGTGTACTACTTTTGCAAAACCTTACTTTAATGAACCCGAAAAAATGCTGATTGGCGAAGTGATGTACATTGATAATTTCGGGAATTGCGTAACCAATATCAGCAAATTATTTTTTGATAAAACGATGGTGAATTTCAACAATTTTGAGATTAACATTCGAAATATTTTACTGAAAAACATCAATCGTAAATACACAGACATCGTCACAGATTGGGAAAAAGAAAACGAATACCATGGCAAAGCTTCTGCTATTTTTAATGGCCAAGATTTATTAGAAATCACCATTTATAAAGGTACAAAAAACAATGG
- the ffh gene encoding signal recognition particle protein has translation MFNSLQDKLDKALQNIQGRGKITEINVAETVKEIRRALVDADVNYKVAKDLTKRVQDKALGQNVLTSITPGQLMTKIVHDELVELMGTTQEGINLSDKPTIILIAGLQGSGKTTFSGKLANYLKQKRSKNPLLVACDVYRPAAIDQLTVLADQVGVTIYKEIENKNPVEISKNAIQFAKDNKHDVVIIDTAGRLAIDEAMMNEIRNVHQAVKPTETLFVVDAMTGQDAVNTALAFNHVLDYNGVVLTKLDGDTRGGAALTVRSVVHKPIKFISTGEKMEALDLFYPERMADRILGMGDVVSLVERAQEQFDEEEAKKLHKKIAKNEFGFDDFLTQINQIKKMGNMKDLMGMLPGVGKAIKDVDINDDAFKHIEAIIYSMTPEERRRPSVIDMNRKKRIAKGAGRKLEDVNALMKQFEQMGKMMKMMQGPQGKQLMQMMSKGMPSMPGMGGNLFGK, from the coding sequence ATGTTTAATAGTCTTCAGGACAAGCTAGATAAAGCCTTACAAAACATTCAAGGCCGAGGAAAAATTACAGAAATTAACGTAGCAGAAACAGTTAAAGAAATTCGCCGCGCTCTGGTAGATGCCGATGTTAATTACAAAGTAGCCAAAGACCTTACCAAAAGAGTTCAAGACAAAGCACTAGGACAAAACGTGCTTACCTCTATTACTCCAGGGCAATTGATGACCAAGATTGTACATGATGAATTGGTAGAATTGATGGGTACTACTCAGGAAGGCATCAATCTTTCTGACAAACCTACCATTATTTTAATTGCTGGTTTACAAGGTTCTGGTAAAACTACTTTTTCTGGAAAATTAGCCAATTATTTAAAACAAAAAAGAAGCAAAAACCCTTTATTGGTTGCGTGTGACGTTTACAGACCCGCTGCAATAGACCAGTTAACTGTTCTTGCAGACCAAGTAGGCGTAACCATTTATAAAGAAATCGAAAATAAAAATCCTGTAGAGATTTCTAAAAACGCTATTCAGTTTGCTAAAGATAACAAGCATGATGTAGTGATTATAGATACCGCAGGTCGTCTTGCCATAGATGAAGCCATGATGAACGAAATCAGAAACGTTCACCAAGCCGTAAAACCTACCGAAACCCTTTTCGTAGTAGATGCGATGACGGGTCAAGATGCGGTAAATACAGCTCTTGCCTTTAACCATGTTTTAGATTACAATGGTGTAGTTCTTACCAAATTAGATGGTGATACCAGAGGTGGTGCTGCGCTTACTGTTCGTTCTGTCGTTCATAAGCCAATTAAGTTTATTTCTACTGGCGAAAAAATGGAAGCTCTAGACCTATTCTACCCAGAAAGAATGGCAGACAGAATTCTAGGAATGGGAGACGTAGTTTCCTTAGTAGAAAGAGCTCAAGAACAATTTGACGAAGAAGAAGCTAAAAAACTTCATAAAAAAATCGCTAAAAATGAATTTGGTTTTGATGATTTCTTAACGCAGATTAACCAAATCAAAAAAATGGGTAACATGAAAGACTTAATGGGAATGTTACCAGGCGTAGGAAAAGCGATAAAAGATGTAGACATTAATGATGATGCCTTCAAGCATATAGAAGCCATTATTTACTCTATGACTCCAGAAGAAAGAAGAAGACCTTCTGTGATTGATATGAACCGTAAAAAAAGAATCGCTAAAGGTGCTGGTAGAAAATTAGAAGATGTAAATGCACTGATGAAACAATTCGAACAGATGGGCAAAATGATGAAGATGATGCAAGGACCTCAAGGAAAACAACTCATGCAGATGATGAGCAAAGGTATGCCAAGTATGCCGGGAATGGGCGGTAACCTTTTTGGAAAATAA
- a CDS encoding kelch repeat-containing protein, protein MIKGDFPENLSFYEYQYSINQKNYFVNSGGGVVLEYSDGHLKRIDHSFLHKNQFHASHFQYNNEMYLFGGYGLFTYKNILTKFDFSTKEWFLVGNKSKEKPFPGTDQYHILIGNHFYLFGGYREDEISFGPKPNNPNKLWKYNLKNYTWESIGIVNLKYNIPFYNGLGKNNFIADQKIYITDFGYSAIVDILNNKITYYKTKIPINNEKIIYNPKNKTLNYLTVKTATRQVEFTSIPLKDFFQNPIEVDKFYTNPIFYYSNWIYGGVFISFLSIVFWLKIKTKKKKKTRHKSITTEKNQLFYMTQKMIYFITMAQ, encoded by the coding sequence TTGATTAAAGGAGATTTTCCAGAAAATCTTTCCTTTTATGAATATCAATATAGCATTAACCAAAAAAATTATTTTGTAAATAGTGGCGGAGGCGTAGTTTTAGAGTATAGTGATGGGCATTTAAAAAGAATTGATCATTCGTTCCTTCATAAAAACCAATTCCATGCTTCTCATTTCCAGTACAATAATGAAATGTATCTTTTTGGAGGATATGGGCTATTTACCTACAAGAATATACTTACCAAATTTGACTTTTCTACAAAAGAATGGTTTCTAGTAGGCAACAAAAGTAAAGAAAAACCTTTCCCTGGAACAGATCAGTACCACATACTAATAGGAAACCATTTTTATTTATTCGGTGGGTATAGAGAAGACGAAATAAGCTTTGGACCTAAGCCCAACAATCCTAATAAATTATGGAAATATAATCTAAAAAATTATACATGGGAATCAATAGGAATAGTGAATTTAAAATACAATATTCCTTTTTATAATGGCTTAGGAAAAAATAACTTCATAGCTGACCAAAAAATTTATATTACTGATTTTGGATATTCTGCTATTGTAGATATTTTAAATAATAAAATCACCTATTATAAAACCAAAATCCCTATAAATAATGAAAAAATTATTTATAATCCTAAAAATAAAACACTCAATTACCTAACTGTAAAAACAGCTACGAGACAGGTAGAGTTCACCTCTATTCCTCTAAAAGATTTTTTTCAAAACCCAATAGAAGTAGATAAATTTTACACCAATCCTATTTTTTATTACTCTAACTGGATATATGGTGGTGTTTTTATATCATTCTTATCAATAGTATTTTGGTTAAAAATTAAAACGAAGAAAAAGAAAAAAACAAGACATAAATCAATTACTACAGAAAAAAATCAATTATTTTATATGACCCAGAAAATGATTTATTTCATTACAATGGCTCAATAA